A window of Seriola aureovittata isolate HTS-2021-v1 ecotype China chromosome 17, ASM2101889v1, whole genome shotgun sequence genomic DNA:
atagtatagtaaggcataaaaagtcacaaaaacgtcatagtatagtaaggcataaaaagtcataattatagtaaggcataaaaagtcatgaaaacgtcatagtatagtaaggcagaaaacgtcataaaaacgtcatagtatagtaaggcataaaaagtcataaatatagtaaggcataaaacgtcataaaaacaacacagtatagtaaggcataaaaagtcatgaaaacatcatagtatagtaaggcataaaaagtcatgaaaatatcatagtatagtaaggcataaaaagtcatgaaaacatcatagtatagtaaggcataaaaagtcatgaaaatatcatagtatagtaaggcataaaaagtcatgaaaatatcatagtatagtaaggcataaaaagtcatgaaaacatcatagtatattaaggcataaaaagtcatgaaaatatcatagtatagtaaggcataaaaacattatagtatagtaaggcataaaaagtcataaatatagtaaggcattaagagtcataaaaacgtcatagtatagtaaggcataaaaacatcatagtatagtagggcataaaaagtcataaaaacgtcatagtatagtaaggcataaaaagtcataaaaacgacatagtatagttaggcataaaaagtcatgaaaattatatagtacagtaaggcacaaaaaggcataaaaatgtcatagtacaataaggcataaaaaggcataaaaatgtcattggatagtaaggcataaaaatataatagtaaatagtaagtcattaaaagtcataaaaacgacatagtatggtaaggcttaaaaagtcatgtCAATGTGTTTTAGGTTAAATCTGGTTGCTGTGGACAATATAATTTTGCTTTCAGTGTCAGAGTGGACTTTGTGCATTGACTTTAACCGTTTATATGCATTATGGAAATTTGCACACGGTATTGTCCCGTATACACTTTCTTCTGTCCAACTTGTTCCCAGCCATTGGCTCACAGTCAGTCTGCCTTACTATAAAGACAGGTGGATCTTGCGCTGCGAGCTTTCTCCCCTGAACGTGACAGTCGCGACCTGATCCAGACAGTGTGTGGTCACTGTTCTCCTTAACACACAGCGACAGGACTGTGCTGTCCTCTCTGTGAGAGGAGATAAAGTGTCTGTAATGCGCCGAGTTGTGGAAACAACTAGTGTAATCCTTCCTCATGTGACTCATAGTAATAATCACTTCATAATGAAGAAGCACGAGAGACAAAGGCAGAGTGAGAGCTGGCCGATCAGTCAGTCCACAACACCTCAACATCCTCCGGTAAGTGTCACGGTAGACTTGTGCTTGgagaagtttgttttcattatttaatttcattatttcactcATTATATTGGAAGCTAATACATGACCAATTGCTTGTGATGTCTTGAAATGTAGTTATTACTATTTGCTATGTACTATTGTTGTGGCATTTTCCCAAAACTTTTGTGAACTGCTCCTTGGTCGGTGCCCCCACCCCCTGTGAACATGGGTCGCAGTCTATTATTAATAGGCCTGAAGTTCAGTGAAAAGCATTTGTTTGTCAAGCTGTCAATTGGTTTTAGAGACAAAACCCAAACGGCAACAATGGACACAGGTAATTGTAGGGTTCAGAAAATTGCCTGACACAGTTGTGaccttcattcattcactgacatcaaatattcaaatgcaaATTAGCTGGTGAATCACAGCCGGAGAGAGCTGTCCTATAAATACGGACACAAACCATCCTGTCCTCCTCGCAGGGCCCGACAGAGGTGATCCTGCTTGAGCGGGAGAGAAGGAGACAAGACCAGTTTCTTTTTGGGGAGAAGAGAGTGAAATCGTATGATGTCTGTTGTGGGCGCGCAGCCTTTCATCAAACCAATGCAGTCAGTACCGTCAGTATCGCCTGGTATCCAAAGGAGACACACGCTTCCCGCGAGCGAAGTCCGACCGCTCAACACGCAAGATGCAATAAGCGTCTTTGAAATCGAGCGAGAAGGTAAGTGATCAATCTCATCAGTCAGGAATTGGAGGAGAAAATCCGCTGATTCTGCTGAGTGAACCGACTCATCACAGAGACGGATGGCTTTGCCTAAAACTATTCCTCATCTggttttgtatttaatttagtcacttgagagattttcttttatttacctTTTAAAGTCACCGTGGTAAACTTCTATTCTACGATTAGTAAACTGTTTATCCAGCGGTCTGCGCCATTTCAGGTGTGCGTAAAGTTGTGCCATACTATTATTGCGCACGGGccaacctctctctctttctctctcagcatTTATCTCAGTATCAGGTGATTGTCCCCTCCACCTGGATGAGGTGCGTCACTTCCTCACGCTGTGTCCGGAGCTGTCCATGGGCTGGTTCGAAGAGGGCCGGCTGGTTGCCTTCATCATCGGCTCTCTCTGGGACCAGGACAGACTCACTACAGTAAGACATCCTGCATGTCTCCACCTTTGCCATTTAAACCctaagaaaaaaatgcagaggCATGAACATTAATTATGATTTCTAACCACTGTGCTCCAGGAGGCACTGACTCTCCACAAGCCCTGCGGCTCCACCGTCCACATCCACGTCCTCGCCGTCCACCGCACCTTCAGGCAGCAGGGCAAAGGTCCCATCCTGATGTGGCGTTACCTGCAGTACCTCCGCTGTCTGCCCAACGTGCGCCGGGCGGTGCTGATGTGCGAAGACTTCCTCGTTCCCTTCTACCGCAAGTCAGGCTTCAAGGTGCTGGGGCGCTGCGCCATCACCGTGGCCAACCTCACCTTCACAGAGATGTGGTACCCCATCAGCGGCCACGCGTACATGCGCCGCAACAGCGAAGCCATCCGTTTCCCTCAGCATCCCCTGACTCTGCCGCTTACAAAGACTGACGAACATGTTGATGTATGACATGCTGGTTTCACGCGGTAGCCGCACAGgttgacttttatttaaaaccagTGTTGTACTCTGTAGGATGTGTCAGAGTTTCTCTCAGTTCTCAGTGGCTGCTTACTCTTATTTGTTGGACTTTGTTTTCCTCTAGTCTCAAACTGAAGCTCATCTTGTGTGAAATTCTCTTAATGTGTACAATAAATCCAAGAATGTACTATACTGTCATGTGATGTATTATATGTAACCAACTTCACTTTGTTAGACTGTGTGTATCACTCACCTGTGGGAGGACTAGAGTAGCGTGTTGAACTATAACTCTAAGTGGAGTTACATTGATGATGTGTTGCATTTATGGTAGACATATGGATTCGTGGCTGTACAGTAAGCTGTCTCCTGCTTAGCACCTTTCTGGGCTTTCCATAACTATGGACTGACGTCAGCGAGCAGGCTTTAGCTCGTCCAGCTCTATTAGGGGGCTTTAGCTATTGTAAACATCAGAGGATTTAGAAGAGGATCCATGCATCAGTTAGACCGCACGTCCAATAACCTTACATGTATGCTGCAGGTTTTTGGTTAGACGATACAGCTGTTGCAGTTTGTTAAGGCAGACTTTgtatggtgatttttttttctttgtttgtgtctgttacagtatcacaatttaaataaaatgttttatactgttttttttaaaatgaaaaagtttttgATTTGTCCTCTCTGAGATAATTCacgttttttcttttaccaaaatataatttgatgcaaaaatacatttcttccATATCCACACTGACCGACACGCTTATCAGATCAAAGAACTACTGCAGATTTTCTTGAACACCTTTATAATGAGACACGCCACGCCTCCCTGTGTCATCTTTATGCTGGTGTTTTCAGATGCCTCTGAACTGGATGCACAGAGTTGGTGGGAAGCTTCATGCTCTTGACTGGAGCTTTAATCCATCACATAGTCACCGACTCATGTCTAATCCACCAACGTGCCAGGGTGAGCAGCTCCCGCTCCTCTGAAGGACAAACTTGGCACTCACAAGTGGTCACCTCAAAAATGACCCACAACTCCAATTAGCACGGAGCGAGCAGGGAGTGGGTGCTTGAAGTCTGATGCCAGTAATTTTTTAGATGTCATATTGTGCCAAAGTATTAATTGTTTACCACCTTCTTAtacatagaaaataataataataatatttcagttttgtcgCTGAAGTCAGAGACAAACTGATCTTTTAACTCTatcaaacagtgttttatattCACAGTAAAATAGACTAGTAGCAGCAGGTTAGTGTTTCTTTGTTCTTTCCATGATTCGCCATATTTACACATTGCACACGGCCTCATGGAGAAGCAATACCCCAACAGAGTCTAGTCACACAGACAAGGATCACAAGGCAGGATACCGATTCTAAGTATTTTGGCAGTGATATTAAATTGACACCATGGGAATGTGCAGAAAAGAGCAATCGTCAGCTGTGTTGTCTTCTCAGAAATCTAAAGTATTTCAGGTTGAGACTCCCTTTTCTAAATCTCACTGGTCAAGTGTACTTTGGGGAGGACAACTGTGATAAagagttttcacattttcagccacattttCTCCTGCAGACGGAAAGTGTCTGCAGGATGAAGATGGCTCGCAGCGTCTTCGGTTTCAAGCTGATGCGGCCAGCTGGCATCTTTGCACAGTTGGCTGTCGGTGAAGTCTGTGATTCAGTTTATTTCCTCTGGCACAGGGTTTCAGACCAGACCTGGAGAGTAAGACAAACTGATGAGGAACTTTTGATAAACGTATTTTAGGATATTCAGGAGTCCATCTGTGCTGTGTCTTGTGATGGTTATTATAAGTATCATACtatctgtttatgtgtttttatgcttttatttaaaatctcTGAAATGTGGTCACTGCTCCTGATATTGTGGAAGAgggaaaacacagcacagtgctCACTGAATAACAGCGCTTTAAATACCAATTGATATGGTATTGGCATGATTGCAGGGCAGGCATACAGGAGGCTTCGTCATCAACATTTACAGAGGGAGCgaataagagagaaaatgtgccAATGCTCATTGTCAAGGTTTAAACCATCAGCACCGCAGCCTcgtttaataacaataataatccagcaccaaaacaaaaaggagcTGCCAATTATCACATACATCATTCAGGCAACGGTGCAGTCAGTGCAAATGAGCCATTTATGTTTCCACGTCTACTGTATGTGATGTCGTTGTAATGCTGTCGGGTTATTTTGCATGCTTTTACcaggaaaacaagaaacaaTAAACATCCCATAATCCACAATTTGATTCCAGACCGAAGGTTGCACGCTTTGCTGTCAAAatgtttacataaaaaaaacaaaaaactgtataAATATGCAGCCAACAGTACACACTGGCTGTTTTGTCAGTACAGCATCATGCTATCTAACTGCTTCAAGTGAGATGACACAACCATCAGGGAACATCcttcacccccaccaccaccccccaccccctagACACAGAGTGGGGCCACTTCAGCCTCCAGACAGGCTCATGTGCAGTAATCCCGCAAAGTCCTTTCAGTCACCGGGTAATCTGGCAGGCAGACATCCCAGCGGCAGAGAGGCCGCATATTCCCACATCAACGCTGTTTACTGTAACCTCCACTGCGAGGTCAGACAAttccaaaaaccaaaaccaccTTAAGATTTCTCAGggcttttgtttcatttttttttttgacacgtGCCTCATCCATGTAGACCTGTGAGTTTGACCTGGTTAACCTTAACACACTACGTGCTGGTATGTGAGTCATATCTAATCTGTATCCTTAATCCATCATTTCCAAGCATATGACTCGCCGGGGTTTACGAGCATTGTGCATCCATTTTGCCATGAGACTAAGTATTACATGCAGCGGATGATTCACTGTCCAGCGGATGATTCCAGGAAGTTCTTTCTGGAAATGGGAATTAACAGCACGCCTCATGAACTGTCTATACCCCATATTATTACTGATTACTGATTAGCACTACACAGAATAAAGCTGAGGCTGATAGAAATGTCATTACTATTTCATCATAAACCAGAATcctggacaaattaaaatattgacCTGAATGAATATTGGCACTAATTGAAAAGTTGAGGGATTAACAGAGTTAGTATAATTCATCTGGAAGAATTAATGTGAAGTAAATTGTGTGTACAAAATCTAATGGGAATCCTTCCCACAATTATTGAGTTAATTCAAAATTGAACCTGAATGTGGAGCTAAATGTGAGCAAGGTAATTAGGATTCTTCCTCTGGGCCCTTACGCCTGTAAAAACTTTAAATCGACTCAGTTTACAGACATACTGTAAGTGCTGTAAATGGTTAATGTATAATAAGTTTTAaataacagaacagaaaaatgaaagtgaagttTGTGGAGTTTAATAAGCACTTGTGAAGGATTCAGTTAGAGAATGCTGAATAAACAATATcccataaaaaataaacattaccCTCATTTTTACAGCTGACCCGAGAATAACCCCAAAACAAGAAGTAGATCCACATGTACAGTCCCACcaaaaatttactttttttcttccccccatTGTTTTCACAATGTATTAGTGTACGAACATATccacttttcatttatttctttacgTGTATCAATTAGCATACACCCTCTACCACCAGTGGCTGAAGCG
This region includes:
- the LOC130184827 gene encoding serotonin N-acetyltransferase-like; this translates as MMSVVGAQPFIKPMQSVPSVSPGIQRRHTLPASEVRPLNTQDAISVFEIEREAFISVSGDCPLHLDEVRHFLTLCPELSMGWFEEGRLVAFIIGSLWDQDRLTTEALTLHKPCGSTVHIHVLAVHRTFRQQGKGPILMWRYLQYLRCLPNVRRAVLMCEDFLVPFYRKSGFKVLGRCAITVANLTFTEMWYPISGHAYMRRNSEAIRFPQHPLTLPLTKTDEHVDV